Proteins found in one Tamandua tetradactyla isolate mTamTet1 chromosome 1, mTamTet1.pri, whole genome shotgun sequence genomic segment:
- the FZD8 gene encoding frizzled-8, producing MEWSYLLEVTSLLAAFALLQRSSGAAAASAKELACQEITVPLCKGIGYNYTYMPNQFNHDTQDEAGLEVHQFWPLVEIQCSPDLKFFLCSMYTPICLEDYKKPLPPCRSVCERAKAGCAPLMRQYGFAWPDRMRCDRLPEQGNPDTLCMDYNRTDLTTAAPSPPRRHPPPPPPLPGEQPPSGSGHSRPPGARPPHRGGGKSGGGDTAAPPARGGGKARPSGGGAAPCEPGCQCRAPMVSVASERHPLYNRVKTGQIANCALPCHNPFFSQDERAFTVFWIGLWSVLCFVSTFATVSTFLIDMERFKYPERPIIFLSACYLFVSVGYLVRLVAGHEKVACSGGAPGPGAAGAAGSAAAGAGAAGAGAGGPGGRSEYEELGAVEQHVRYETTGPALCTVVFLLVYFFGMASSIWWVILSLTWFLAAGMKWGNEAIAGYSQYFHLAAWLVPSVKSIAVLALSSVDGDPVAGICYVGNQSLDNLRGFVLAPLVIYLFIGTMFLLAGFVSLFRIRSVIKQQGGPTKTHKLEKLMIRLGLFTVLYTVPAAVVVACLFYEQHNRPRWEATHNCPCLRDLQPDQARRPDYAVFMLKYFMCLVVGITSGVWVWSGKTLESWRALCTRCCWASKGAAAGGGSGSATVGGAGGAGGGGAGPGGGGGSLYSDVSTGLTWRSGTASSVSYPKQMPLSQV from the coding sequence ATGGAGTGGAGTTACCTGTTGGAAGTGACCTCGCTGCTGGCCGCCTTCGCGCTGCTGCAGCGCTCGAGCGGCGCGGCGGCTGCCTCGGCCAAGGAGCTGGCGTGCCAGGAGATAACCGTGCCCCTGTGCAAGGGCATCGGCTACAACTACACCTACATGCCCAACCAGTTCAACCACGACACGCAGGACGAAGCGGGCCTGGAGGTGCACCAGTTCTGGCCGCTGGTGGAGATCCAGTGCTCGCCCGACCTCAAGTTCTTCCTGTGCAGCATGTACACGCCCATCTGCCTGGAAGACTACAAGAAGCCGCTGCCGCCCTGCCGCTCGGTGTGCGAGCGCGCCAAGGCCGGCTGCGCGCCTCTCATGCGCCAGTACGGCTTCGCCTGGCCCGACCGCATGCGCTGCGACCGGCTGCCGGAGCAGGGCAACCCGGACACACTGTGCATGGACTACAACCGCACCGACCTCACCACGGCCGCGCCCAGCCCGCCGCGCCGCCAcccgccgccgcccccgccgctGCCCGGCGAGCAGCCGCCTTCGGGCAGCGGCCACAGCCGCCCTCCAGGGGCCAGGCCCCCGCACCGCGGCGGCGGCAAGAGCGGCGGCGGGGACACGGCGGCGCCCCCAGCGCGCGGCGGCGGGAAGGCGCGGCCCTCTGGCGGCGGCGCGGCGCCCTGCGAGCCGGGCTGCCAGTGCCGCGCGCCCATGGTGAGCGTGGCCAGCGAGCGGCACCCGCTGTACAACCGCGTCAAGACGGGCCAGATCGCCAACTGCGCGCTGCCCTGCCACAACCCCTTCTTCAGCCAGGACGAGCGCGCCTTCACCGTCTTCTGGATCGGCCTGTGGTCGGTGCTCTGCTTCGTCTCCACTTTCGCCACCGTCTCCACCTTCCTCATCGACATGGAGCGCTTCAAGTACCCCGAGCGGCCCATCATCTTTCTCTCGGCCTGCTACCTCTTCGTGTCGGTCGGCTACCTGGTGCGCCTGGTGGCGGGCCACGAGAAGGTGGCGTGCAGCGGCGGCGCGCCCGGGCCGGGGGCGGCGGGGGCCGCGGGCAGTGCGGCGGCGGGCGCCGGGGCGGCGGGCGCGGGCGCGGGCGGCCCGGGAGGGCGCAGCGAGTACGAGGAGCTGGGCGCCGTGGAGCAGCACGTGCGCTACGAGACCACCGGCCCGGCGCTGTGCACCGTGGTCTTCCTGCTGGTCTACTTCTTCGGCATGGCCAGCTCCATCTGGTGGGTGATCCTGTCGCTCACGTGGTTCCTGGCGGCCGGCATGAAGTGGGGCAACGAGGCCATCGCCGGCTACTCGCAGTACTTCCACCTGGCCGCGTGGCTCGTGCCCAGCGTCAAGTCCATCGCCGTGCTGGCGCTCAGCTCGGTGGACGGCGACCCTGTGGCGGGCATCTGCTACGTGGGCAACCAGAGCCTCGACAACCTGCGCGGCTTCGTGCTGGCGCCCCTGGTCATCTACCTCTTCATCGGCACCATGTTCCTGCTGGCGGGCTTCGTGTCGCTCTTCCGCATCCGCTCGGTCATCAAGCAGCAGGGCGGCCCCACCAAGACGCACAAGCTGGAGAAGCTCATGATCCGCCTGGGCCTCTTCACCGTGCTCTACACCGTGCCCGCCGCCGTCGTGGTCGCCTGCCTCTTCTACGAGCAGCACAACCGCCCGCGCTGGGAGGCCACGCACAACTGCCCCTGCCTGCGGGACCTGCAGCCCGACCAGGCCCGCCGGCCCGACTACGCCGTCTTCATGCTCAAGTACTTCATGTGCCTGGTGGTGGGCATCACCTCGGGCGTGTGGGTCTGGTCCGGCAAGACGCTCGAGTCCTGGCGCGCCCTGTGCACACGCTGCTGCTGGGCCAGCAAGGGCGCCGCGGCGGGCGGGGGCTCGGGCTCCGCGACCGTGGGGGGAGCCGGCGGGGCTGGGGGTGGCGGCGCGGGGCCCGGCGGGGGCGGGGGTTCCCTCTACAGCGACGTCAGCACCGGCCTGACGTGGAGGTCTGGCACTGCCAGCTCCGTGTCTTACCCCAAGCAGATGCCATTGTCCCAGGTCTGA